Below is a window of Candidatus Dependentiae bacterium DNA.
CAAAGTTTTGTAGTTTGCCCTCGATCTCCGGGCCACCTTTATACGAAATAGAGGGAACGGGAGGAATGGAGACCGTAACGTGATCTAATGGCTTTACAATAGTGCTTGATTTAGCAACTTTATTGTTGATCGCTACAAGCCCTTGTTTGATAAGATCCTGGAGGTACGACCGGGAATAATGGGGAATTTGCTCAGCTATGAAAACATCTGCGCGAACCGGTTTTTGTTCAGGCAGGGCCTCTAGGGCATGAGACGTATAGATTTTTTCTGACATATTCTCCATTTTTTATACCTCGTTTTGGAAAACTCGCTTAGTTGTAATAGAAATCGCAACCAGCCTCTAGTTTCCAGATTAAAAAGAGTGTAGGTTAAAGTCAAATGGACATGGGCCAGCTGATCGATTATGCTTAGAAGGCTCGACCAAAAAATACCACTTTTTTGCTAACCAACTCGCACGCAGTGATAGAGAAACTGCGATTTTGCGGGGACCCGGAAAAAATAAGGCAGATGTTCCTTTAGGCGACGGGGTGCGGCACACGCCAAATGCCACGAAGCTACTTTCTCTGGGCAAACCATTCAGGAGTGCAATCCTATGAACTCAGATATGCTGCTGCAGGAGATGCAACATCATGTAGATGAGCTAATTACGAGAGATACTCCCCAGGCTCAGGCTCGATGGCAACAGTTTTTGTCTCTTCACCCGGCAGATAGTGCTCAATTCTTTTCGATAATAGACAAAGAAAGTGCAAAAAAAATATTCTTGGCATTGCCTATGGGCCTCCAAATTGAGGTTTTTGGAGAACTTTCAAATGCGATGAAAGTATTTGTTCTTTCGTTCTTGCCCGATCAAGATAAGGCGGGGATTTTAAATAATACCCCGATTGATGAATTAACCGACTTTTTTGATGAACTTTCCGATGATGAACTCAAGGATTATCTAAAACTCCTTAGTACTCAAGATCGGCAAACGGTTCTTTCGTTACTTAAATTTGACCCGGAGTCTGCCGGCGGTATCATGAATACCGATGTGCTTTCTTTGCTGCAAGATTTTACGGTAGAAAAAAGTATTCATGTTCTTCAGCGATTGCAGCCGCGGCGAGATTTGCACCAGCAAATTTATGTAACCGATCAAGATAATAAACTTGTGGGGCATATTCAGCTGGAGGATTTAGTTCTTAAAAATCCTAAAGATAGGCTTTCTTCATTTTTGCGTAAAAATGAACTCGTCATTTTCGCGGATGAAGATCGGGAAGAAGTAGCAAAAAAAATGATTCACTATGGCCTCATGACAGTGCCTGTTGTGAGCGAAAATAATCTTTTTTTAGGGGTTATTTCAAGCGATACATTGGTTGATGTTATTGAGCAAGAAGCGAGTGAAGACGTTTACCGTATTTCTGCGATGACACCAATCAAATATCCGTATTTTGAAACTTCTTTCTTTCGTATATTTTATGAGCGCAGTTATATTCTGATCATTTTACTCTTAGCGCAATCTGTTTCTAGCATTATTATAAAATCGTACGAATCGATTATTTGTGGATTTCTTACGCTTTTTATTACGATGCTTACCAGTACCGGCGGTAACTCAAGTAGCCAAACTTCCGCATTGGTAATCCAAGGATTGGCATCTGGCGATATCACACAAAATAACATTGGCCGCTTCTTGCGCCGTGAGATTTTAATGGCATTTATGATCGCTTCGGTGTTGAGTGTTTTTTCTTTCTTGCGCGTTTATTTTACGTACGGAGAGCTGTTGGGAAGCTTCGCCGTAAGCGTTTCTCTCTTTTTTATAGTTCTGCTTTCGGTTATTCTTGGATCTGGAATTCCAATAGTGCTTAAGCGCTTTAATATTGACCCTGCATATGCGGCTGGACCCTTTCTGGCAACGCTTATGGATATATTTGGATTATTGATTTATTGTTATATAAGTAAATTAATTTTGTATTAAATCGGCGTTTTTCTTGACAAAAAAAGCCATAATTAATACGATTTAAAAGTCTTTGTTATTGAAATTACAGGAGCCGCTAGCTCAGTCGGTAGAGCAACAGCCTTTTAAGCTGTGGGTCGTTGGTTCGAATCCAACGCGGCTCACCATGCTTCGCTTATCCACGGCTTCCGCCTTGGCAAGCTTCGCCTGGCGCGGCCATTCTTTAAAATTATGTTATTCTTAAAAGAGTGGCACGCAAAGATAAAAACCTATCTATGAAATATACGTCCCTATCGTCTAGTGGCCTAGGACATTGCCCTTTCACGGCAGAAACAGGGGTTCGACTCCCCTTAGGGACGCCAGTCTTCGCTACTTACGTAGCTTCGTCTGGCTTGCGCCATAAGATGACTTAATAACCAAATAAAATTTTATCAGTAGAAGGCGAAGACTGTCCGTCGTAGCTTGCCGAGTCTGATGACCCGGATAAGCGTAGACTGGACCGGCCCTAATATGTATTATGTTTATCTAATTAGATCAGCTCAAATTCCTGAAAAATTTTATGTTGGATATACGATTAATTTGAAAGAACGTCTCGAGACACACAACTCGGGTGGTTCTATTCATACAGCTCAATATAAACCATGGATTTTGATTATGTACTTGGCATTCGTCGAGATGAAAAAAGCAAAAGAGTTTGAAAAATATCTTAAGTCGCAATCTGGTCGCGCATTTGCCGAAAAAAGATTTTGGTGAATATTATAATTAA
It encodes the following:
- the mgtE gene encoding magnesium transporter; the encoded protein is MNSDMLLQEMQHHVDELITRDTPQAQARWQQFLSLHPADSAQFFSIIDKESAKKIFLALPMGLQIEVFGELSNAMKVFVLSFLPDQDKAGILNNTPIDELTDFFDELSDDELKDYLKLLSTQDRQTVLSLLKFDPESAGGIMNTDVLSLLQDFTVEKSIHVLQRLQPRRDLHQQIYVTDQDNKLVGHIQLEDLVLKNPKDRLSSFLRKNELVIFADEDREEVAKKMIHYGLMTVPVVSENNLFLGVISSDTLVDVIEQEASEDVYRISAMTPIKYPYFETSFFRIFYERSYILIILLLAQSVSSIIIKSYESIICGFLTLFITMLTSTGGNSSSQTSALVIQGLASGDITQNNIGRFLRREILMAFMIASVLSVFSFLRVYFTYGELLGSFAVSVSLFFIVLLSVILGSGIPIVLKRFNIDPAYAAGPFLATLMDIFGLLIYCYISKLILY
- a CDS encoding GIY-YIG nuclease family protein, translated to MYYVYLIRSAQIPEKFYVGYTINLKERLETHNSGGSIHTAQYKPWILIMYLAFVEMKKAKEFEKYLKSQSGRAFAEKRFW